A stretch of Desulfotalea psychrophila LSv54 DNA encodes these proteins:
- a CDS encoding zinc ribbon domain-containing protein — MADSMIKECPDCGQRLRFPTKIGGMLMKCPQCGTKFYSDFRVKGDGAAYEPRVLATGMLQTIFEAPSNLFRGIRRYFGG; from the coding sequence ATGGCGGATTCAATGATAAAAGAGTGTCCGGATTGTGGACAGCGGCTGCGTTTTCCCACCAAGATTGGTGGAATGCTTATGAAGTGTCCACAGTGTGGCACAAAATTCTACTCTGATTTCAGGGTAAAGGGTGATGGCGCGGCATATGAGCCAAGGGTCTTGGCAACAGGTATGCTGCAGACTATCTTTGAGGCGCCCTCTAATCTCTTCAGGGGCATTCGGCGATATTTTGGCGGGTAA
- a CDS encoding universal stress protein: MNIIKPIDSIVAPIDFSKNSEFVAQSAAYIAGQFNAALHFVYVVQEFDYNAGFFSPEKSVADLETELFISATKKMEDFYNVNLPLLNKNCKEITTKVLAGDISEQIIGYASSLETGMIVMGTHGYKGLEKIMFGSVANKVVQNSHCPVLTVNPYKCNVTPK; the protein is encoded by the coding sequence ATGAACATCATAAAGCCGATAGACTCTATTGTTGCCCCTATTGATTTTTCAAAAAATTCAGAATTTGTTGCCCAATCTGCTGCCTATATCGCTGGACAGTTTAATGCAGCCCTGCACTTTGTCTACGTTGTCCAGGAATTTGATTATAACGCAGGATTCTTTTCACCAGAAAAATCTGTTGCAGATCTGGAGACTGAGCTGTTTATAAGCGCAACGAAAAAAATGGAAGACTTCTACAATGTCAATCTCCCTCTCCTTAACAAGAATTGCAAAGAGATCACCACCAAGGTCTTAGCAGGTGATATCAGTGAACAGATCATCGGATACGCTTCGAGTTTAGAGACGGGAATGATCGTCATGGGTACCCACGGCTATAAGGGACTGGAAAAGATCATGTTTGGTAGTGTCGCCAACAAGGTTGTGCAAAACTCTCACTGCCCTGTCCTTACCGTCAATCCATATAAATGTAACGTCACCCCTAAATAG
- a CDS encoding sulfite exporter TauE/SafE family protein — MIFFLYMAVGAVAGLLAGLLGIGGGLVIVPMLTFALASQVPPEYLLHVALGTSLASIICTSLSSLWAHHKRGAVLWPVVGRITPGILVGTFFGAWVASQLSTTFLKVFFGVFLLYVATQMLLSIRPNASRDLPGTVGIFGAGSVIGTFSSLVGIGGGTLSVPFLVWNNIAMHQAIGTSAAIGLPIALAGSAGYIVNGLMVSGLPAGTFGFVHLTALAGIVLTSVCTAPLGARLAHSLPVAKLKKIFSMLLYVVGLKMLWGSF; from the coding sequence ATGATTTTTTTTCTGTATATGGCGGTTGGAGCAGTGGCGGGACTTCTTGCCGGACTTCTTGGAATAGGGGGTGGCCTGGTGATTGTCCCTATGCTCACCTTTGCCCTTGCCTCTCAGGTACCCCCTGAATATCTGCTGCATGTAGCCCTGGGGACCTCTCTTGCCAGTATTATCTGTACCTCTCTCTCCAGTCTCTGGGCCCACCATAAACGTGGGGCTGTGCTTTGGCCGGTGGTTGGGCGGATTACTCCGGGCATTTTGGTGGGCACTTTTTTCGGGGCCTGGGTGGCCTCCCAGCTTTCCACCACCTTTTTAAAGGTCTTTTTCGGGGTATTCCTGCTCTATGTGGCAACTCAGATGCTGCTCAGTATACGGCCAAATGCAAGCCGTGATTTGCCGGGAACGGTGGGGATCTTTGGCGCCGGCTCTGTCATTGGCACCTTTTCCAGTCTGGTAGGTATTGGTGGCGGCACCCTCTCCGTGCCCTTTTTGGTTTGGAATAATATTGCCATGCATCAGGCCATTGGCACTTCGGCGGCTATTGGTCTGCCCATTGCCCTGGCGGGCAGTGCCGGTTATATAGTTAATGGCCTGATGGTGAGCGGTTTGCCGGCCGGGACCTTTGGCTTTGTTCACCTGACGGCTCTTGCTGGTATTGTGCTCACTTCTGTTTGCACAGCCCCTCTTGGCGCTCGTCTGGCCCATAGTCTGCCTGTAGCCAAGCTGAAAAAAATATTTTCCATGCTTCTCTATGTGGTGGGGCTTAAGATGTTGTGGGGGAGTTTCTAA
- a CDS encoding glutamate decarboxylase has translation MPLHNKRKNNIMDDIYASSDLSIVLPKYKMPQKELDPRHAYQMVHDELMLDGNARQNLATFCQTWDDPEVHRLMDECIDKNMIDKDEYPQTAEIESRCVHILADLWNAPDSANSLGCSTTGSSEAAMLGGLALKKRWSEKRKAAGKGTDRPNIVCGPVQICWHKFARYWDVELREVPLEDQLYMTAEEAVKRCDENTIGVIPTLGVTFTCVYEPVEEICRALDQLQKETGLDIPVHVDGASGGFLAPFVDPDLKWDFRLKRVKSINASGHKFGLAPLGVGWVLWRDKEELPEDLIFWVNYLGGNMPTFALNFSRPGGQIIAQYYNFLRLGHEGYRKIHQACYKTAQYLSSEVKKLGPFEIIYDGRGGIPAMSFSLQEGVAPGFNLFDLSDRIRSRGWQIAAYSMPANREDLVVMRILVRHGFSRDLADLLLKDLQHCLEYFKKNPVIHQSSEEFSGSFKHS, from the coding sequence ATGCCCCTGCACAACAAGAGAAAGAACAACATCATGGATGATATCTATGCATCATCTGATCTCTCCATTGTTCTTCCCAAATACAAGATGCCGCAAAAAGAGCTTGATCCCCGCCACGCCTACCAGATGGTTCACGACGAACTGATGCTGGATGGCAATGCCCGGCAAAACCTGGCGACCTTTTGCCAGACATGGGATGACCCGGAAGTTCACAGGCTGATGGACGAGTGTATCGATAAAAACATGATTGATAAGGATGAGTATCCTCAAACTGCAGAGATTGAATCCCGATGCGTGCACATTCTGGCCGATCTCTGGAATGCCCCGGATTCTGCCAACAGCTTGGGTTGCTCCACCACCGGTTCCAGTGAGGCGGCCATGCTCGGTGGACTGGCCCTAAAAAAACGCTGGAGCGAAAAGAGAAAGGCCGCCGGCAAGGGCACAGACAGACCCAATATTGTCTGTGGCCCTGTCCAGATATGTTGGCATAAATTTGCCCGTTACTGGGATGTGGAACTACGAGAAGTCCCCTTAGAGGACCAACTCTATATGACGGCGGAAGAGGCCGTAAAGCGTTGCGATGAAAACACCATCGGAGTCATACCCACCCTGGGAGTTACATTTACCTGTGTCTATGAGCCGGTAGAAGAGATTTGCAGGGCCCTTGATCAACTGCAAAAAGAGACCGGCCTCGACATCCCAGTCCATGTGGATGGGGCAAGCGGTGGATTTCTTGCTCCCTTTGTCGATCCCGATCTCAAATGGGACTTTCGCCTGAAACGGGTAAAGTCGATCAATGCCTCGGGTCATAAATTTGGGTTGGCACCACTCGGCGTAGGCTGGGTGCTCTGGCGAGACAAAGAGGAGCTCCCCGAGGACCTCATCTTCTGGGTCAACTATCTGGGAGGCAATATGCCCACCTTTGCCCTCAACTTCTCCCGCCCAGGAGGACAGATTATCGCCCAGTACTATAACTTCCTACGTCTTGGCCATGAGGGCTATCGCAAAATACACCAAGCCTGCTACAAAACAGCCCAATACCTCTCAAGCGAAGTCAAAAAACTCGGCCCATTTGAGATCATCTACGATGGCAGGGGAGGCATTCCCGCCATGAGCTTCTCCTTACAAGAGGGCGTTGCCCCGGGATTCAACCTCTTTGACCTATCGGATCGCATTAGGAGCCGTGGTTGGCAGATTGCGGCCTATAGCATGCCCGCCAATAGAGAGGATTTAGTGGTAATGCGCATCCTCGTCCGCCATGGTTTCAGCCGGGACTTAGCTGACCTACTCCTCAAAGACCTTCAGCACTGCCTGGAGTACTTCAAAAAAAATCCAGTTATTCACCAGAGCAGTGAAGAGTTCTCTGGCAGTTTTAAGCACAGCTAG
- a CDS encoding aspartate:alanine exchanger family transporter — MKSSLAVLSTARSDTTTTYIGRNQMIAPMAFQAKRSTFLCPLLVALAILFSLTAVSSGTSWAKDHAGSSQATVSAVAGDNQAVTAKGEVKNSFAPIKTCFNFLKEQPFVFILLALAIGYPLGKISLWGISLGPTAGTLLVGVLISIIGQNIFGIIYGIPSIVSTIFLLMFMYALGLKVGPQFFSGLKTGGLAFIVIGLIVWSLNWLICFFGVKLAGLEAGFAPGIISGSYTITAIIGVAQTALTNGAYTPPPGVSTEQIGANIAAGYAISYVLSNIGIILLIRYLPQIFGHDPIADAQLAEKELSGGATDPVPGAAGSLSLGFSHFDLRAYEVDHQEIIGKTVQEFFHLYPEAPILRVVRQGKLLNLSENNPIKRGDIVSVRADVHELIADGKKLIGKESDSILARDVPIEVADIHIGSRDVAGDTLAELGRSIGFGLQLKALFRFGQELPLLAGTAVQVGDVLRFVGPDFCIQQAAKRLGGRPILNSSITEVMYMAIAMGIGYIFGSLSFNFAGIPFALGTSAGCLLAGIFMSYWRSRNPEFGGPMSEGARSFLQDIGLNLFVAVLAAAVGPKIIESFHGTTAIWVAIIGILGALVPPLVAFVVGIKVFKLNSVVAAGASTGARNSTPGLNAICEQSQSAVAAVPYPLTYALTTVLALVGGYFAMLLS, encoded by the coding sequence GTGAAGAGTTCTCTGGCAGTTTTAAGCACAGCTAGGAGCGACACAACCACAACCTACATAGGGAGAAACCAAATGATTGCCCCCATGGCATTTCAAGCAAAAAGGTCCACTTTTCTCTGCCCGCTATTAGTAGCCTTGGCCATACTCTTCAGCCTGACAGCGGTCTCCTCCGGCACATCCTGGGCCAAGGACCATGCTGGCAGCTCTCAGGCTACTGTCTCGGCTGTTGCTGGCGATAATCAGGCGGTGACCGCCAAGGGCGAAGTAAAAAACTCCTTTGCTCCAATTAAAACCTGCTTTAACTTTCTTAAAGAACAGCCATTTGTCTTTATCCTCCTCGCCCTGGCCATCGGCTACCCCCTGGGCAAGATATCGCTCTGGGGCATATCCCTCGGGCCAACAGCGGGGACATTACTGGTGGGAGTGCTCATCTCCATCATCGGCCAAAATATCTTCGGGATTATCTATGGCATCCCCAGCATTGTCTCCACCATCTTTCTCCTCATGTTTATGTACGCCCTTGGCCTTAAGGTTGGTCCTCAATTTTTTTCAGGCCTCAAGACAGGTGGTCTGGCCTTCATTGTCATAGGGCTGATTGTCTGGTCACTGAACTGGCTCATCTGTTTTTTCGGGGTTAAACTAGCAGGTCTGGAAGCCGGCTTTGCCCCCGGCATTATCTCCGGCAGCTACACCATTACCGCCATCATTGGCGTGGCCCAAACAGCACTTACCAACGGTGCCTACACCCCGCCACCGGGAGTAAGCACAGAACAGATTGGGGCAAACATTGCGGCTGGCTATGCCATAAGCTACGTCCTCTCCAATATCGGTATCATCCTCCTTATCCGCTACCTGCCCCAAATATTTGGCCATGACCCCATAGCCGATGCCCAACTAGCTGAAAAAGAGCTGAGTGGCGGAGCAACAGACCCCGTTCCCGGAGCCGCAGGCTCTCTCTCTTTAGGTTTTTCCCACTTTGATCTTCGCGCCTACGAGGTCGACCACCAAGAGATCATCGGCAAAACTGTCCAGGAATTTTTTCACCTCTATCCTGAGGCACCCATCCTCCGGGTTGTCCGTCAGGGCAAGCTACTCAACTTGTCCGAAAACAATCCCATAAAGAGGGGAGATATTGTCTCCGTTCGAGCCGATGTGCACGAGCTCATAGCCGATGGTAAAAAACTGATAGGAAAGGAGAGCGACAGTATTCTGGCAAGAGATGTCCCCATAGAGGTTGCCGATATCCATATTGGTAGCCGCGATGTTGCCGGAGATACCCTGGCAGAGCTTGGCCGATCCATTGGTTTTGGCCTACAGCTCAAGGCCCTCTTTCGATTTGGCCAAGAGCTTCCCCTCCTCGCAGGCACAGCTGTTCAGGTAGGTGATGTGTTGAGATTTGTCGGTCCGGATTTCTGTATCCAACAGGCAGCAAAAAGACTCGGTGGCAGACCAATCCTTAACAGTTCAATTACCGAGGTCATGTATATGGCCATCGCCATGGGCATAGGCTATATTTTTGGTAGCCTCAGCTTCAACTTCGCAGGTATCCCCTTTGCCCTTGGCACCTCTGCCGGTTGCCTGCTTGCCGGTATCTTTATGAGTTACTGGCGAAGCCGTAACCCTGAATTTGGTGGCCCCATGAGTGAAGGTGCCCGCAGTTTCTTGCAGGACATCGGCCTCAACCTCTTTGTTGCAGTACTCGCAGCCGCTGTTGGCCCTAAGATAATCGAATCCTTCCACGGGACCACGGCAATATGGGTCGCAATCATCGGTATCCTGGGAGCGCTAGTGCCCCCTCTGGTTGCCTTTGTCGTGGGAATCAAGGTCTTCAAGCTCAACAGCGTTGTGGCAGCCGGGGCCAGTACCGGGGCCCGCAACTCAACCCCGGGGCTCAATGCCATCTGCGAACAGTCCCAAAGTGCTGTGGCGGCGGTTCCCTATCCCCTCACCTATGCCCTGACAACAGTTCTCGCTCTGGTTGGTGGCTATTTCGCCATGCTCCTCTCCTAA